ACCCACTAGACATTGACGCATGAAACCTTGGGTTTTGCCTCAACAAAGCACTTAGCAAAGTTGAACCAGATCGCGGTAGCCCTGATATAAAATTCATACCCAAACACACACTCTATCATTGTGCAAAAATATCGCCCGAAAGTCCCTTCTACATATTGGGTTGTATAACATCAAGTAAAATCGTATAAGGGGATAATCATTATACATAGTTGTGTAGGTATAAATAAAACATACAAAAAATGTCTAAAATGTTCTATAGCATACCATAATCACAATTATTCAATTGAAGACCAGCCATGAAAACAATTAAAGGAACGCGGCTTCATTGATAAACTGACATATAGAACGAGCAGCAAATAAAAACCATTAAGTGCTTTATAAAAAATAATAATATTATTGCTTGAGAATCCGCAACTTAAAGAATAACCTCCTGAGACACCACTTTACAGGAGACGTTATGAAAAAAACTCTATCTCTAGTTAAGGTTTGTGCGCTGTCAACACTGACATACAGTGCAACCCTACTCTCACCGTCACCAGCTCTTGCATGTGACTCTGAACCGTATATTGGTACAATATGCTGGACGGCTGCAAACTTTTGCCCCGACAAATACACGGAAGCCAACGGACAAGTGCTACAGATTGCCACCAATCAAGTTCTTTATTCCATACTTGGCCGAACCTATGGCAGCAATGGCACAACGACTTTTTCCTTGCCAAACTTGCAAGGGCGTGAAGCCATTGGCGTTGGCATAGGACCAGGTCTTCAACCCATCCCTAATGGTTATATTTCGAACCAAAGTGAATACACAATGACCATGGCCAATATGCCCGCACATGTTCATAGCGTTGACCTAAGCCAAGCCAATATGACACAGGTTTCAGTTGCCGCCAGCATTGCTCCAGCGACAGAAGTCACCCCAAATGGTAACGCATTTGCGGTATCAGCAAACGCCACATATGCCTCAACACCAGACACAACAATGGCACCTGATATTGTCGATATGGTGGCATCGGTTCCAAATTCAGAAACCGGTCCGACGCCGGCAAGCGGAACAACGCCAATTTCCACAATTTCCCCTCAAGTAGGGGCAATCGCATGTATCGCAGTTGATGGGATCTACCCACCAAGAAATTAATTCGTCCGAACATCTACTTGATTGGAGTACATTTATGTTTCGCATTTCTCATTTTGCAAAAATAGCTGCGGGCGTTTTAATTGCAACGTCACTGGCACCAAATGAAGCCTCTGCGGGCTGTCAACCCGACCCTTATATTGGTCAAATTTGCTGGACGGCTGCTAATTTCTGTCCCAGAAATTACGCAGGTGCAGAGGGTCAGATCATTCCCATCACCAATTCCCCCGAACTTTTTTCCTTAATTGGCACTGCTTATGGCGGGGATGGGCGTACGAATTTTAGATTGCCTGATTTACGTGGTCGAAGCCTTGTTGGCTTAGGCTCTGCCAACCCCGGTGAGTACCCTGTCACTCGTGGGCAAATGCGTGGGACTGACGTCCTGACGATTAACGCACAAAATC
This sequence is a window from Terasakiella sp. SH-1. Protein-coding genes within it:
- a CDS encoding tail fiber protein; its protein translation is MKKTLSLVKVCALSTLTYSATLLSPSPALACDSEPYIGTICWTAANFCPDKYTEANGQVLQIATNQVLYSILGRTYGSNGTTTFSLPNLQGREAIGVGIGPGLQPIPNGYISNQSEYTMTMANMPAHVHSVDLSQANMTQVSVAASIAPATEVTPNGNAFAVSANATYASTPDTTMAPDIVDMVASVPNSETGPTPASGTTPISTISPQVGAIACIAVDGIYPPRN
- a CDS encoding tail fiber protein; this translates as MFRISHFAKIAAGVLIATSLAPNEASAGCQPDPYIGQICWTAANFCPRNYAGAEGQIIPITNSPELFSLIGTAYGGDGRTNFRLPDLRGRSLVGLGSANPGEYPVTRGQMRGTDVLTINAQNLPMHSHDIPGSNVSMTGTLKANKTSGGETSPAGNFPGVGSSTSPNYSTNGANANMSGNVTGTMTMPNNAVSSTSGHSYDFLHRPPSLGLTACIAMKGTYPPRP